The proteins below come from a single Juglans regia cultivar Chandler chromosome 12, Walnut 2.0, whole genome shotgun sequence genomic window:
- the LOC118343949 gene encoding metalloendoproteinase 3-MMP-like — protein sequence MAAKRSPLFSLITLGLILLALIPLLSHATTPPHSSDQKTSPFGFLKHLQGCHKGEKLQGIHDLKRYLENFGYYHKTKINTDANDDDFDELLESAVKTYQQNYHLKATGTLDAETVSKMMMPRCGVADIINGTNSMQSGKKKHHHRKGSFHTVSHYSFMSPSAPKWPSSKYHLTYGFLPGTPTEAMSPVAQAFRTWAGNTHFTFSQAQALSNADITIGFGRRDHGDRFPFDGTGGTLAHAFAPTNGRFHYDADEPWSVGATPGAYDLETVALHEIGHLLGLGHSSVQGAIMEPSISQGVTKGLHADDIAGIKALYNV from the coding sequence ATGGCTGCTAAAAGATCTCCCCTCTTCTCCTTGATCACTCTCGGCCTGATCCTCCTTGCCCTCATTCCTCTCCTTTCTCATGCAACAACTCCACCTCACTCTTCTGACCAAAAAACATCACCCTTTGGATTTCTCAAGCATCTTCAGGGATGCCACAAGGGTGAGAAGCTCCAAGGTATCCATGACCTCAAAAGGTATCTTGAAAACTTTGGTTATTATcacaaaaccaaaatcaacaccGATGccaatgatgatgattttgatgaaCTCTTAGAATCTGCCGTCAAAACATACCAGCAAAATTATCATCTAAAGGCCACTGGGACTTTGGATGCTGAAACGGTATCAAAGATGATGATGCCTCGTTGTGGCGTAGCAGATATCATCAATGGTACAAACTCGATGCAATCGGGCAAGAAGAAGCATCACCATCGCAAGGGCTCATTCCATACCGTCTCCCATTATAGTTTCATGTCTCCAAGTGCTCCAAAGTGGCCATCCTCAAAGTATCATCTCACGTACGGGTTTCTCCCAGGAACCCCAACTGAAGCCATGAGTCCTGTAGCACAAGCATTCCGAACATGGGCAGGAAACACCCACTTCACCTTCTCACAGGCTCAAGCCCTGTCAAACGCAGATATCACTATTGGTTTTGGAAGAAGGGATCATGGAGATAGGTTTCCTTTCGATGGAACTGGTGGAACCCTTGCTCATGCATTTGCGCCAACAAATGGAAGATTCCATTATGATGCAGATGAGCCCTGGAGTGTGGGTGCTACTCCGGGTGCATATGACTTGGAGACAGTTGCTTTGCATGAAATTGGGCACCTTCTTGGACTCGGGCATAGCTCAGTTCAAGGAGCAATCATGGAACCCAGTATCTCTCAAGGAGTGACTAAAGGCTTGCATGCAGATGATATTGCAGGAATCAAAGCCTTATATAATGTTTGA